A segment of the Lagopus muta isolate bLagMut1 chromosome 8, bLagMut1 primary, whole genome shotgun sequence genome:
TGCCAGTCTGAAAGTAAAGTGCTCTTCCCACCTGCCACAGGATTCCACAGGATGCTCCATGCCCAACGGAGCCAACTAAATTGTCACTCATTGTTTTCCTCCTAAACTCTATGCTAGGATAAAGAACAGACTTCTTCCCatctcttttcccatttttcccatccctttcccatttttcccattttttcccattcttttcccattttttcccatccctttcccattcctttcccatttttcccatccttttcccattttcccattCCTTTCCCATCGTCTTcccattctttttcattttccccattcttttcccattttcctatccttttcccattcttttccCATACTTTTCCCATCCTTTTCCCACTTTCCCAtcctttcccattttccccattcctttctgattttttcccatccttttcccatttccccATCCTTCTCATTCTATTCCCATCCTTTTAccattattttccagttttgcccattcttttcatttttcccattcttttctcactttcccatccttttctgattttttcccatccttttcccatccttttcccattttcctatCCTTTCCCCATTCTTACCCATCTTTTTCCCactcttttcccatttttcctatccttttcccattttccccattcctttcccattttttgCCACCTTtcccctgtttttttcccatccttttcccattttccccaCCCTTTTCCCATTCTTCTCTGACTTTACCCACGCTCTTCACATTTTGccattcttttcccattttacccatccttttcccatttcccccatccttcccccattttcccattcatttcccatttttcccatcctttccccatttccccatcCTTTTCCCATGTTTCCCCatccttttcccattttcccattCATTTCCCATTCTTACCCATCCGTTTCCCATTCTTACCCATCCTTTCCCCATCTTCCCatccttttcccatttcaagACCTCATAAGCTATTAATCAACTTCTAAATGACTTCTTACACAAGATAGGAGAGTCTCGACTGGCTGTTCCAGAAGGCTGAGGTTTAGCACAGAGACTCCTGCCATGGTTGTTGGTCAGCCcaccacagagctgtgcagaagcAGAAGGTCCTGAAGGTTGGAAGCTGAGGTTCTTCTCTCACCTCACCGCCTcctctgggcagcacagcagcatccacTCCACTGCCCTGTGAATGAAGTCACGCTGTGGGactgaaaaactgaataaaaagcCCAATGGAATATCATCAGATTATGTCCAACTTCGCAGCCTGGCTGAATGTGCAGGGATTTGTTTCTGCAGACTGAGGGTGACAGCTCTTCCCAATCTTCAGTAACAACGGCAGATGTTTCCTTTAAACAAAATCATTGCCTTCCCCCAATTTCTTTCATTCCTGGCAGACCAACAGCCAAAATAAGACAGAATCACATTTACAGCCACAAGCCTGCCTTGCATTCACTCCTCGTGCTTTTGGGAGCCCACCAAGCATTGCACTGGGGCTGTCAGAGCTGCATGGAACGCCCACTTAGGAGAGCAAACCAGGGCCAAAATTGAGGCTGCATTCTGGTGAGGCAGAGCCAGCATCAAAAACTCAGCACTGAAAATTGCTTCAACCACTCTATGGTTCTGTATTCCAATAAGTACATGGCAGAAAGCAGGGCTGAGAGAGGGGCTGTTATGAGGAGAAAGGCTGTACCCCCATCCTGCAGAGAGCTGCCTTCTTTCACGTtgagaaatgccattttctcctctctcatCTGTATGTTAACATTCCTGCACTTCAGCTTGTTCAACTCTGTTATTATCCAAAGGGCTTCCTGTTTGGGTTGGAGGAAATtggtttcatttaaaatgccCTTTTAAAATCCTCTGTTAGaagtaattttattaaaaatctgCTCGATGGCTTCGCATTTAATTGCTAATAATAGTCCATTCAAATACCACTTGTAAACTCATCTGAGCAGGTCTTGACCCTAAGAAGCATCACTGCTTTGCATGCTGggatgcacacagcagggctgaaTGCAGCAAATGcttgcagcagggatgctgacAGTAGGGGTGCACGAAGCAGGGATGCACAAACAGGATGCACAAAGGAGGGATGAATGCAGTGGGGGTGCACAAACAGGGATGCATGCAGCAGGGACGCACAAAGCAGGGGTGCACAAAGAAAGGATGCACAAAGCACAGATGCATGAAGCAGGGGTGCACAAACAGGGATGCAAAAAGCAGGGGTGCACAGAGATGCACAATTGGGATGCACAAGCAGGGATGCACAAAGCATGGATGCAAAATCCAgagtgcacacagcaggggtgcTCATAGCAGAGATGAATGCATTAGGAGCCAAGCACAgctgcatttgcatttctgcacaCTGGTGATTTCAGACCTATGGATAAACCACACACCCTGTTGCATCAATCTGGCTCTGGTTCTGCTCAATTTCTTGACACTCCTTTTTGCATCATCATTTTGCTGTGAATGGAATCAAGCCCTGCAATTATTAGCAGTTTTTGCCCTTTGTATAAAAGAAATGGAGGGGGATGAAGGTGTGACTGTTTGCACCTAGGACCTGATAGGTTCTGGGGGTGTTGGCTGCTGTTGTGGAGCTTGGCTGGGGACTGGGATGGAAGAGCCATGGCTGCAAGCACTTTTAAAGTGAATTTTTCAGAAGGCTGCTGAggggcagctgtgtgctgagataggggaggtttagatcagatattatcacagaatggttgggttggaagggatcatgAAgtatcatgaatctccaacaccccaccacagcagggccaccaaccttcccatttcatagcagcccaggctgcccagggccccatccaacctggccttgaacacctccagggatggacggggcgtcacagcctctctgggcagctgttccagcacctcaccactctcatagcaaagagcttacccctgacatccaacctaaatcttccctcccttaaatattaggaggaagtttttcacacacagggtggtgatgcactgttacaggctgcccaaggaggctgtggatgccccatccctgcaggcattcaaggccaggctggatgtggctctgggcagcctgggctgctggttggcgacctgcacactgcagggggttggaactggatgagcactgtgctcctttgcaacccaggccattctaggattcaCGGAGCCGAGAGAAGCCCGGGCAGCCACCGACACTCCCTGGAACCGCTCCGAGAACGGACAGCGGTTCTCGCACAGCGGATCTCGCACAGCGGCGGGGCGCGACGTGCTGCAGAAGCGGAGCAGTTCGAGGACGGGCTCTCGCATCGGAAAAGCAGCGCAGCTTTTCCCCGATAGAAGCGGAGGCAGCCGGTCCCTcccgccccccggccccgctaGGTGTCACTGCGCGACATGAAATCCGCGCTCGGCTCTCGCCCCGCTCCGGTCTGAACACATCGTGGATGGGCTTTCGGGCATCGCCACCCCGGGAGCCGCCGTGTCCCGGGCAGAGGAGCCGCCGAGTTCACTGCCGCGGTCCCGGTGGCTGCAAGGTGCAGGCAGTGCCCGGCCGGTTTCTCCCATTCCCATCAGTGTCTTCGTGACTGCTCTGGAAGCCAGCTGCTGCCTAAGGTATAGATTCAGGACCCTggtccccatcccatcccatcccatcccatcccatcccatcccatcccatcccatcccatcccatcccatcccatcccatcccactcaCATATTGTCCCTATCAGTCCCTATCAGTCCCTATCTCACTCCCAATTCTTTCCTCATCCTATTCTCATTCCTCTtatttccatccccatcccatcctcagCTCATCCCCATTTCTATCCAATTTCCAACCTCATTtcatccccattcccatccccatcctatCCTGTCCTCATCACattcccctccccatccccatccccatctccatcctcatccccatcttCACACCCACCCCACACCCATTCCATCTCCATTTCTCTCTCTAAACCATCCCATGCCCACCCCATGCACACTCCCACCCCCATTCCCACCtccattcccatctccatcctATAATTCCTCTCCCcactcccatcccatcccaaactcccaggctgggggctgccctgcaggTGAGCTCTGGGTGCCCCTATTTGGGGTCACCTCCAAGTCTGGCTTGCAAATCAGGATGAGAACAAAGGCAGTGATGGGAATGGTGAGAGGCTAAATTGCACACCTTGCCTTAGATCGCAGTGGGGGGGTTTGGCAAGCACACAGTCGTGCCTGTCCAGAGCAAGAACTTTTCTTTATATCTGTTCCTCACCACAGAACACCAAAGTAGATGGCAGCTCAGTGTTGAGACACCACACAGTGTTAAGAGACACACACAACCAGAAATGTCCTCTGCAGTTTCCTGGCACAATTTGCACGTTTTTTCACATCTGCCCTGTTTGGCTGCGGCAGCCCCGTCTCTACCACAGTTCTGATACTGCTGCTGCCTTGGGGAGCAAAGGCTGttattagaaaacatttccagatGAAGGAGGGAGCTGCACTCTGCACAAAGGAGTTGTGCACAAAGGAGTTGTGCGGAGCTGAACTTCTCTTCCAGCATTTTCCTCCGGCTAAAACAACTGCCAGCACTCCCGCTGCTAATTAGAATTAATACTATCTTCTTCCTccagcaataaaaacagaatgttCTCCTCATGTCCCATCTGATAAGGCTGCAAGCCTCAGCCAGCAGGGCCCTCAGGTGCCTCAGGGGGGGACCCACAGCACCggcacccccagccctgggTGACTGTGTGAGCAGCGATAGCCCCCCAAGCTTAAGATGAATTTACCTCAAGGGGCTCAGGAAACACCATTTCCCTGGCCTGGCCCTCAGCTCCCTGTTAGTTCACTCCCGTAGTGTAATATTCCATGTTCAGCCAGCCGTGGGCACTGCCCACATCCACATCCCTGATTAGAAATAGCCCCAGCCCTGACTCAGCTTgaggagaggagcagctgtCCCCTATCACCCCATATCCCAAACATTGCTCCTGGTCCTACCATGCTGGTCCCAGCTGTCCCAGCACACaacaatatcacagaatcatagaatggcttggcttggaagaGAACTTAAacatcacagaaccacagaacggttgggttggaagggacctcgcAGCCCTCAGCCCCAACCCTGCCGTGGACTGgctgcccccagctcaggctgcccagggcccatccacagcctggggcacctccaggaatggggcaccacagctctgggcagcgcCACGGCCTCACTGTACTCTGAATAAACAATTCCCCCCTAACATCTGACCtcaatctcctctcttttagtttaaagccattcccgCCCGTCCCATCACCGTCTGCCCGCGCAATCCCAAAACTTCCTTCCTAAAGCAAAACAACCCGCAAAACGCCGCTCCTCCAAGTCCGACCTGTGCCAGCCCGTCCCTCCCAAACCCCACCCCTTAGAAGCCCACCCTCAGAACTCTCTCCTTTAAGCCCCATCCCCGAAACCCTCCGCCCTGTCTCCACAAGCCCTCCTCCGCATCCCTCTCCCGCACACGCAGCCCTCAAACCCCGACACAGAAACCCGTTCTCCCCCACCCCGAGTCCCGGTGCCACCCCcccgggcggggccgggcggggcgggcagAGCGGGCATCGGCGCGGCTTGGCGGGGCTCGGCggggctcggctcggctcggcggGGCCCGGCCCGCTGCatgcggcggcggcggcggcggggcggccgggCGGGATGAACGGCTCTGCGGGCGGCGgcacggcggcggcggggctggTGGCGGGCGCCGGGAGCGCGGCGCTGGAGCTGGAGCGGGCGCTGCGCTGCTGCACGGCCGCCTCCGCGGTGAccgacggcggcggcggcggaggagcggcggcggcggcagcggcggcggcggacgAGCGGAGCCTCTACATCATGCGGGTGGTGCAGATCGCCGTCATGTGCGTCCTGGCTCTCACCGTCGTTTTCGGCATCTTCTTCCTCGGCTGCAACCTGCTCATCAAGTCCGAGGGCATGATCAACTTTCTGGTGAAGGACCGGCGGCCGTCCAAGGAGGTGGAGGCGGTGGTAGTGGGACCGTACTGAGAGCCGCTCCCCGCGCCCCGACGAGGCGGCCCCGCACGGAGCGCTCCGCCGCTGCGCAGCCCGCGCCCGTCCGCGCCCCGCTCCGAGCGGCGCGGCGGCCCCGAGGTGCGGGGAGAGCCGCGGTGCCGAAGTAAAACGCGCTCTGATGGCAACAGGTCTGGGCTGCTCTTTTCCTTCGCGTTAAGAGCCAGGCTGATCGCGGCCGGGGAAGCGGGAGggagcgggaggcggcggcggctccgcgaAGCGGTCGGGATGCGGCGGGACCCGTCCGGCCCCGCAAATGGCCGTGCTGCCCATCCTAGCCAGACCCGTGCTGCCCATCCAGGCCAGCGGCACCGACGCTTTTTATTAACGCAGCCGAAAGCCTCGCCAACAGGTGACTTCTTACAGCCGCGTTTAAGGGGGAGATGTTCACGCCCTGATAAATTTTTTATTCCGTCGTCCATTTCCTTTATAGGGATAGCATCTTTCTGTGAGAGGCTGACAGAGCTATTTGTCACATCCCCCAGGGTTGCCAGCCAGAAATCAATGCGGCCACATTTGCTGTAGGAGCAGCGGACGCGGCAGAAGCGCTGGGGATGGGTGCGGGAGGGATCCGATCCCCGGCACCCCTACTGTGCCGCAGCACCGCTCCGGGCCGGGCAGCTTCCTGCCGGAGCCGCGGGGTTTTGGGGCTGCCCCGTTGTCCCTCGGCTTATCCCGGGCTGATCAGAGCACAAATCATTACAGACATCGGCAGGAGATGCTGAGAGAAGTTTCCTCTTTGATGGTTCGTGGCTAAAGGGAACAGTctcacccagagggtggtgaggcactggaacaggctgcccaaggatgccccatccctgcaggcattcaaggccaggctggatgtggctctgggcagcctgggctgctggttggcgacctgctcacagcaggggttggaactggatgagcactgtgctcctttgcaacccaggccattctgtgattctatgaaatgtagCATTTACAAAGAGCGCCGGGGCTTAGGTCCTTTTTGGTCTGGGAAGTGGAATCCAGCTGGAGCCTGAGGCAGCCTCCAGACGGAAAGTAAACTTTTGGTAGCAAATGAAACCAAGCAGGATTTCGCAATGTGGTGTAATTCCCTGAGATGAGCAGAAATCTCAGCTGTGTACTCatttaagggaaagaaaaagaacagatctGCCTGTTCTCCTGGGAACAAATATGCTGTGGAATTTGTCATTAAATCAAAGGAAACGTTACTGAGCTATCCATCGACTGAAACAGTGGGAAGAAACGTAACCAAAGCTCTCCTCCCTTCTTTACTCCTTAATGCTGGATAATGCAGCACTTAATAATACAGTAATAGGGATGTTTTGCTGATTACAAAACACCTCCAAGTTGTTAACTCGCATCACTTGGTGGTAATGCAGCACAGTTGCTCTGTAGCCTGCCTTGCTAGCAGGGCACTGCGTACCTGAGCACTGCTTGAGGGCTAGATTCATTAAGTGTTCTTTATTAATTACAGCAAAGTGTAAGAtgttttaattaacatttgCCAGAAGCCACAGTTTTTTCCAATACTGTAAATCTGAGGGATGGTAAAGTCCTGGCTCTGTAGCAGTGCTGTCAGCCCATCACTTCCAACCCATTGGTAAGCATTGGGTGTTGGATGGCCAAAGCCACACCAGCTCCTATGACAGAGCAGAGGAGTCCCCAGAGGAGGATCCTGTCCTATCACGGTTAGCTTCAAGGCAATACTGACAACCAAGTCACTTCTTTGTGCTTGTCCTTGGTAGAATGCACTTGATTTTATCACCATCCAAGGGGTGATTCAGTGATGAGCATTCTGGTTCCTCTGTAATGTTTGCGTTCGTGGCATTCCCAGAGGGGCAGTGGTTGGGCTGAGTGGCCCTTGCTTGGTACAGACAGGTGTGAGCTCTCCATTGTGTGTGGGGCCCTGTGATGGCCATCGGCTCGGGAAGGGGCTTTGCAGAAGGGCCCTCTCACAGGACTCACAGCAGGACATCCCTGCAGCCTCTCA
Coding sequences within it:
- the RPRM gene encoding protein reprimo — translated: MNGSAGGGTAAAGLVAGAGSAALELERALRCCTAASAVTDGGGGGGAAAAAAAAADERSLYIMRVVQIAVMCVLALTVVFGIFFLGCNLLIKSEGMINFLVKDRRPSKEVEAVVVGPY